The following DNA comes from Romeriopsis navalis LEGE 11480.
CTTATCGGGTGGTGGAACTCTGCACAGGGGATATTGGGTTTGGGGCACAGAAGTGCTATGACATCGAAGTTTGGTTGCCTTCGGCGGATACCTATCGGGAGATTTCCAGTTGTTCCAACTTCGGTGACTTCCAAGCGCGTCGGGGCAATATCCGGTTCAAAGAAGCCGGTCAGAAAGGCACCAAATTTGTACATACATTGAACGGTTCCGGATTGGCCGTGGGGCGGACAATGGCCGCCGTATTGGAGAATTACCAGACCGAAGACGGCCAGGTCAAAGTCCCCAAAGTATTACAACCATATTTAGGCCGAGAAATCCTGTAGGGGCGGGCTTCCCCCGCCCATTTGAATTGGGGCAACCGATCGACCCGATCGTGCATGGTGGGCGATCAGGTTTGTGATGCGAGCGATTTGTGACATGGGCAATCGAGGGGCGCGGGAAACCTACCCTGATGGAGGCAGTTAGAACTGTGGCAAATCTAACGTAAATCCTGGCAATACGGCTTCTCCAGAAATTTGGGTGGGTAGACTGAGTCGCTCAACCGCTATATCGGGTCGATAAATTTCCACCTGTTGATCCTTGGGGTTGACTAGCCAGCCGAGGCGAACGCCGTTATCCAGATATTCTTGCATTTTCGCTTGAAGGGCGGTGAGGCTGTCCGTGCGCGATCGTAGTTCGATGACGAAATCGGGGGCGATCGGTGGGAACTTCTCCTGCTCTTCGATTGTTAGTGATTCCCATCGAGAACGCTCAACCCAAGCGAAAATCGTTTGGCTCCATTCGGTAAGCGAAAAATTGTTGAGGAGCTAAAGACTTCACCCAATTGTGTTGTTTCGTTCCAAATTCCGACTTTTAAGTTGAGCTTTGACTCGCGGCGTCCGCTTTCACCACCAACTGGGGGGATCACAACAAGTTCTCCGTTCGCAGTCATTTCAAAGTTCAGGGCCTCGTTTTGCCGACAGAGGGCATAGAACTGCTCGTCGCTTAATTCGACAGAGGAGGCTGCGATCGTCAAAGGTACGGTGAGGACTGGCATGTATGTATCCCTCGGAGTGGATCGTCCGGATATTGCGCCTACCCCTGATTTGTAACTCATCCGGATCAGCCTCTACAATAGGAAGTCAATCCGATCGAGATGAGTCTGTCTATGTCTGCATTGCAAGTAATTCTGCTTCTGGCGTTGTTGATTTTTGTCCATGAGTTAGGACATTTTCTGGCGGCGCGGTTGCAGGGGATTTATGCCAACCGCTTTTCGATCGGCTTTGGCCCTGTGCTGTGGAAGTATCAGGGCGAGCAGACAGAGTATGCCCTGCGCGCTTTGCCCCTGGGTGGATTCGTCGGATTCCCGGATGATGACCCGGATAGCGAAATCCCGCCAAATGATCCGAATTTGTTGCGGAACCGGCCTGTGATGGACCGGGCGATCGTCATTAGTGCTGGTGTTATTGCGAACTTGCTGTTTGCGTATTTTGTCTTGGTTAGCCAGGTGGGCTTGGTCGGGATACCGACGTTGAATTTTGAGCCGGGGGTGAAGATTGCCCCGGTGATGGCGGATTCTCCGGCCCAAGCTGCCGGTTTGCAGGATGGCGATTTGGTGTTGCGGGTGAATGGGATTAATTTGCCAGCGCAGCGCGAGTCGTTGGATTTGCTCAAGGATGAAATTGGCCGCAATCCGGGCAAAGCGGTGAAGCTCGAATTAAAACGCGGTGATGCCCAGCAAACTTTGGATGTGACGCCGAAAGCGACAAAGTCGGCGACGGGTGAAGATATTGGCCGAATTGGGGTTGGACTGGCGTCGAATGGCACACCGTTTTATAAGCGTCCGAGTGGCATTGGCAATGTGATTGGTGAGGCGTCGAACCGCTTTCAGATGATTGTGGTGCAGACGGTGAAGGGCTTTGGTCAGCTCATCACGAATTTTGGTGGGACGGCGAATCAGGTGGCGGGGCCAGTGGCGATCGTCTCGGAGGGGGCGAAGCTGGCGAAGGCGGACCCGACGAATCTGTTTACTTTTGCGGCGTTGATCAGTATCAACTTGG
Coding sequences within:
- a CDS encoding Uma2 family endonuclease produces the protein MFAWVERSRWESLTIEEQEKFPPIAPDFVIELRSRTDSLTALQAKMQEYLDNGVRLGWLVNPKDQQVEIYRPDIAVERLSLPTQISGEAVLPGFTLDLPQF
- a CDS encoding Uma2 family endonuclease, which encodes MPVLTVPLTIAASSVELSDEQFYALCRQNEALNFEMTANGELVVIPPVGGESGRRESKLNLKVGIWNETTQLGEVFSSSTIFRLPNGAKRFSLGLSVLDGNH
- the rseP gene encoding RIP metalloprotease RseP, with the translated sequence MSALQVILLLALLIFVHELGHFLAARLQGIYANRFSIGFGPVLWKYQGEQTEYALRALPLGGFVGFPDDDPDSEIPPNDPNLLRNRPVMDRAIVISAGVIANLLFAYFVLVSQVGLVGIPTLNFEPGVKIAPVMADSPAQAAGLQDGDLVLRVNGINLPAQRESLDLLKDEIGRNPGKAVKLELKRGDAQQTLDVTPKATKSATGEDIGRIGVGLASNGTPFYKRPSGIGNVIGEASNRFQMIVVQTVKGFGQLITNFGGTANQVAGPVAIVSEGAKLAKADPTNLFTFAALISINLAVINILPLPALDGGQLMFLMFEAIFRKPVSKRIQDSFMQTGLVLMLGLGVFLIIRDTANLLPK